The following coding sequences lie in one Deinococcus sp. YIM 134068 genomic window:
- a CDS encoding family 1 glycosylhydrolase: MENLELWVGVEPTVSRVGDETLDQLALSGFDRRLEDIDRLASVGARAVRFPLLWERTAPDGPEHADWRWADERLARLAGHGVTPIVGLVHHGSGPRGTHLLDPAFAEGVRAYARAVAERYPHVDAYTPVNEPLTTARFSALYGHWYPHARDERSLWRALLHQMRATVLAMGEIRKVNPAARLIQTEDLGFVHSTPALRDQAGFENERRWLSLDLLMGRVDEHHPLWDHLRRVMGATEAELRPFAEHPCPPDLVGLNVYVTSERFLDERLHRYPPHTHGGNGRARYADVEAVRVLGEGIGGPGARLREAHDRYGLPLAITEVHLGCTREEQLRWLHETWQAAQDARREGADVRAVTAWAALGAFEWNSLLTRRSGHYESGLWDVRAPEPRPTALLGLARDLAAGRPPAHPVLGGPGWWHRAERLTFPPHGPVHADPPAGRPLLITGATGMFGQALARACEGRGLPHLSLSCRDLDPADSASVERTLKDHHPWAVVDAAGVVRMDAAEHDPRIPHENVPGPQVLARACAKEDVRLLTFSSDLVFGAREGVRLPFLESDAPGPLNASGRARLAAEEGVLARLPGALVVRTGALFGPWDPQNFAAHVRRELQAGRRVRAARDRVVSLTFVPDLAHAVLDLLIDGETGIWHLAHAAAVTWADFARQVARVSGLDPDGVEGVDAATLPLPASLPSALASERGWPLPSLSSALERWSAQVENLERELTAAD, encoded by the coding sequence ATGGAGAATCTGGAATTGTGGGTGGGGGTGGAGCCGACCGTCAGCCGGGTGGGGGACGAGACGCTCGACCAGCTCGCCCTGAGCGGCTTCGACCGCCGTCTGGAGGACATCGACCGCCTCGCGTCGGTAGGGGCGCGGGCGGTGCGCTTCCCGCTGCTGTGGGAGCGGACGGCCCCCGACGGGCCGGAACACGCCGACTGGCGCTGGGCCGACGAGCGGCTGGCCCGCCTCGCCGGGCATGGGGTCACGCCCATCGTCGGGCTGGTCCACCACGGCAGTGGACCGCGCGGCACGCACCTGCTCGACCCGGCCTTTGCGGAGGGCGTGCGCGCCTATGCCCGCGCCGTGGCGGAGCGTTACCCGCACGTGGACGCCTACACGCCCGTGAACGAGCCGCTCACCACCGCCCGCTTCTCGGCGCTGTACGGCCACTGGTATCCCCACGCCCGCGACGAGCGGAGTCTGTGGCGGGCGCTGCTCCACCAGATGCGGGCGACCGTGCTGGCGATGGGGGAGATCAGAAAGGTCAACCCCGCCGCTCGGCTGATCCAGACCGAGGACCTCGGCTTCGTCCACAGCACCCCCGCCCTGCGGGATCAGGCGGGGTTCGAGAACGAGCGCCGCTGGCTGAGCCTCGACCTCCTGATGGGCCGGGTGGACGAACATCATCCCCTGTGGGACCACCTGCGGCGGGTGATGGGCGCGACCGAGGCGGAGCTGCGCCCCTTTGCCGAGCATCCCTGCCCGCCCGACCTCGTGGGCCTGAACGTGTACGTGACGAGCGAACGCTTCCTCGACGAGCGGCTTCACCGTTACCCGCCCCATACCCACGGGGGCAATGGGCGCGCCCGTTACGCCGACGTGGAGGCCGTGCGGGTCCTCGGGGAGGGGATCGGCGGCCCCGGTGCCCGGCTGCGCGAGGCCCACGACCGCTACGGCCTGCCCCTCGCCATCACGGAAGTTCACCTCGGCTGCACCCGCGAGGAGCAGCTCCGCTGGTTGCACGAGACCTGGCAGGCGGCGCAGGACGCGCGGAGGGAGGGGGCGGATGTCCGCGCCGTCACCGCCTGGGCCGCGCTGGGGGCCTTCGAGTGGAACAGCCTCCTGACCCGGCGAAGCGGCCACTACGAGAGCGGGCTGTGGGACGTTCGCGCCCCCGAGCCGCGCCCCACCGCCCTGCTGGGCCTCGCCCGCGACCTCGCCGCCGGTCGGCCCCCCGCCCACCCCGTGCTGGGGGGACCGGGCTGGTGGCACCGGGCCGAGCGGCTCACCTTCCCGCCCCACGGCCCGGTCCACGCCGACCCCCCCGCCGGTCGCCCGCTCCTCATCACGGGGGCGACGGGCATGTTCGGGCAGGCCCTCGCCCGCGCCTGTGAGGGGCGCGGCCTGCCCCACCTTTCACTCTCCTGCCGTGACCTCGACCCCGCCGACTCCGCGTCCGTGGAGCGCACGTTGAAGGACCACCACCCCTGGGCGGTCGTCGACGCCGCCGGGGTCGTCCGAATGGACGCCGCCGAACATGACCCGCGCATTCCCCACGAGAACGTCCCCGGCCCGCAGGTCCTTGCCCGTGCCTGTGCCAAGGAGGACGTGCGGCTCCTGACCTTCTCCTCCGACCTGGTGTTCGGGGCGCGCGAGGGGGTACGGCTACCCTTCCTGGAGTCCGACGCGCCCGGGCCCCTGAATGCCTCTGGCCGCGCCAGGCTCGCCGCCGAGGAGGGCGTGCTTGCCCGCCTGCCGGGCGCGCTGGTGGTGCGTACGGGTGCCCTGTTCGGGCCGTGGGACCCCCAGAACTTCGCCGCCCACGTTCGCCGTGAATTGCAGGCCGGGCGGCGGGTCCGGGCCGCGCGGGATCGGGTGGTCTCGCTCACTTTCGTGCCCGACCTCGCCCACGCGGTCCTCGACCTCCTCATCGACGGGGAGACGGGCATCTGGCACCTCGCCCACGCGGCTGCCGTGACGTGGGCCGACTTCGCCCGGCAGGTCGCCCGCGTCTCGGGCCTGGACCCCGACGGGGTGGAGGGGGTGGACGCCGCCACCCTCCCCCTGCCCGCCTCCCTTCCCAGCGCCCTCGCCAGCGAACGCGGCTGGCCCCTGCCCAGCCTGTCCAGCGCCCTCGAACGCTGGAGCGCCCAGGTGGAGAACCTCGAGCGTGAACTGACCGCCGCCGATTGA
- a CDS encoding LacI family DNA-binding transcriptional regulator → MEPTIKDVARRAGVSTATVSRVLNGGHWVAGETRTAVLQAVQELNYKPNAVARSLMSAQTKTLAILFPNVSDMFSGTVLGGVEDAAHSRGFSVIVCKTGGGHERTLAYLQLLAEKRVDGIIFASEVLREAYADFIGQLRIPLVVLSGESVRPEIPTVRCDDRQAAYAGASYLIGQGHENIGLLYGGAHETPEQSGRLEGFHEAHRDHGLAVEPSRVLCLEGFAFKDGQVGGAALLRQGGPLTAIFASSDELALGVMSAAYARGLRVPDDLSVMGFDDLPLAEMSLPPLTTVRQPLYGMGRRAATMLLDHIQDIKKLEGHAVFPTTIVERRSVRRL, encoded by the coding sequence ATGGAACCGACAATCAAAGATGTGGCGAGGCGTGCGGGCGTCTCGACGGCCACGGTTTCACGAGTCCTCAACGGGGGGCACTGGGTCGCCGGAGAGACCAGAACCGCCGTCCTTCAAGCCGTCCAGGAGCTGAACTACAAGCCCAACGCCGTCGCCCGGAGCCTGATGAGCGCCCAGACCAAGACGTTGGCGATCCTCTTTCCCAACGTCTCCGACATGTTCTCCGGCACGGTCCTCGGCGGGGTCGAGGATGCGGCCCACAGCCGGGGCTTCAGCGTGATCGTGTGCAAGACGGGCGGCGGCCACGAGCGCACCCTCGCCTACCTCCAGCTTCTGGCCGAGAAGCGGGTGGACGGCATCATCTTCGCCAGCGAGGTGCTGCGTGAGGCGTACGCGGACTTCATCGGGCAGTTGCGGATTCCGCTCGTCGTCCTGTCGGGCGAGAGCGTGCGGCCAGAGATTCCCACGGTCCGCTGCGACGACCGTCAGGCCGCCTACGCTGGGGCGTCCTACCTGATCGGTCAGGGGCACGAGAATATCGGCCTGCTCTACGGGGGTGCCCACGAGACGCCCGAGCAGAGTGGCCGCCTGGAGGGCTTCCACGAGGCGCACCGGGACCACGGGCTGGCGGTCGAACCCAGCCGCGTCCTGTGTCTGGAGGGCTTCGCGTTCAAGGACGGACAGGTGGGGGGAGCGGCCCTTCTCCGGCAGGGCGGCCCCCTGACCGCCATCTTCGCCAGCAGCGACGAGCTGGCCCTGGGGGTGATGTCCGCCGCCTACGCGAGGGGGCTTCGCGTCCCGGACGACCTGAGCGTGATGGGATTCGACGACCTCCCGCTCGCGGAGATGAGCCTGCCCCCCCTCACCACGGTGCGCCAGCCCCTCTACGGCATGGGTCGCCGGGCCGCGACGATGCTCCTCGACCACATTCAGGACATCAAGAAACTGGAGGGACACGCCGTCTTCCCCACGACCATCGTGGAACGGCGAAGCGTGCGCCGACTCTGA
- a CDS encoding glycoside hydrolase family 13 protein, with product MAWWKESVVYQIYPRSFHDTDGDGVGDLCGITARLDYLQTLGVDVIWLCPVYRSPNDDGGYDISDYRAIQPEFGTMADFDELLAGMHARGMRLVMDLVVNHTSDEHPWFTESRKSRDNPFRDFYIWRPGRDGGPPNNWGSHFGGSAWKYDPATDEYFLHLFSERQPDLNWENPRVRGEVYDMMRWWLDRGLGGFRMDTINMLSKAPDFPEGTVRGDYPHPLAEEHFLNGPRLFEYLREMKERVLDRYDVLTVGETPGVSPELGVAYTHEQDGVLSMIFQMEHMALDADPTHPTPRWTKVPWSLAELKAITTRWQHALHGQGWNSLYLSNHDVPRMVSRFGDDGEYREESAKLLATFLHTLQGTPFVFQGDEIGMTNVQFPRIEDYRDVDALNFYRERVTEGGHSPEDTLARIHLKGRDNARTPMQWSAGPNAGFTTGTPWIGVNPNHVEINVEAALDDPGSIFWYYRDLIRLRRTHPVIVDGQYDLLLPDHPTVYAYTRTNPHEQLLVLLNFSRETATLPWPTDLASPSTRLLLANYDAPQQPEEDLTLRPHEARVYLSRTGAGDALV from the coding sequence ATGGCGTGGTGGAAAGAGAGTGTCGTCTACCAGATTTACCCGCGCTCGTTCCATGACACGGACGGCGACGGCGTGGGCGACCTGTGCGGCATCACGGCGCGGCTGGACTATCTGCAAACGCTGGGCGTGGACGTGATCTGGCTGTGCCCGGTCTACCGGTCCCCGAACGACGACGGCGGCTACGACATCAGCGACTACCGGGCCATTCAGCCCGAGTTCGGGACAATGGCGGACTTTGACGAGCTGCTCGCCGGGATGCACGCGCGCGGGATGCGGCTCGTCATGGACCTCGTGGTGAACCACACCAGCGACGAACATCCCTGGTTCACCGAGTCGCGCAAATCCAGGGACAACCCCTTCCGCGACTTCTACATCTGGCGTCCGGGCCGGGACGGCGGGCCGCCCAACAACTGGGGGTCGCACTTCGGCGGCTCGGCGTGGAAATACGACCCGGCGACGGACGAGTATTTCCTGCACCTCTTCTCCGAGCGGCAGCCCGACCTGAACTGGGAGAACCCACGGGTGCGGGGGGAGGTGTACGACATGATGCGCTGGTGGCTGGACCGGGGCCTGGGCGGGTTCCGCATGGACACCATCAACATGCTCTCGAAGGCCCCCGACTTCCCGGAGGGGACCGTGCGGGGCGACTACCCCCACCCCCTCGCCGAGGAGCACTTCCTGAACGGGCCGCGCCTCTTCGAGTACCTGCGGGAGATGAAGGAGCGGGTGCTGGACCGCTACGACGTGCTGACGGTCGGGGAGACGCCGGGGGTCAGTCCCGAACTCGGCGTGGCCTACACGCACGAGCAAGACGGCGTGCTGAGCATGATCTTCCAGATGGAGCACATGGCGCTCGACGCCGACCCCACCCACCCCACCCCCCGCTGGACGAAGGTGCCGTGGAGCCTCGCCGAACTGAAGGCCATCACGACCCGCTGGCAGCACGCCCTACACGGGCAGGGGTGGAACAGCCTGTACCTCTCCAACCACGACGTGCCCCGGATGGTCTCGCGCTTCGGGGACGACGGGGAGTACCGGGAGGAGTCGGCCAAGCTGCTCGCCACCTTCCTGCACACCCTCCAGGGCACGCCGTTCGTGTTCCAGGGCGACGAGATCGGCATGACGAACGTGCAGTTCCCCCGTATCGAGGACTACCGCGACGTGGACGCGCTGAACTTCTACCGCGAGCGGGTGACGGAAGGCGGCCACTCCCCCGAGGACACCCTCGCGCGCATCCACCTCAAGGGCCGCGACAACGCCCGCACGCCGATGCAGTGGAGCGCCGGGCCGAATGCCGGGTTCACGACCGGGACGCCGTGGATCGGGGTCAATCCCAACCATGTGGAGATCAACGTCGAGGCCGCGCTGGACGACCCCGGCTCGATCTTCTGGTACTACCGCGACCTCATCCGCCTGCGCCGCACCCACCCCGTGATCGTGGACGGACAGTACGACCTGCTGCTGCCCGACCACCCCACGGTGTACGCCTATACCCGGACCAACCCGCACGAGCAACTGCTGGTGCTGCTCAACTTCAGCCGGGAGACCGCGACGTTGCCCTGGCCGACGGACCTTGCCTCACCCTCCACGCGGCTGCTCCTGGCGAATTACGACGCGCCACAGCAGCCGGAAGAAGACCTGACCCTCCGTCCCCACGAGGCGCGGGTGTACCTCTCCCGCACCGGGGCAGGTGATGCCCTGGTCTGA
- a CDS encoding ABC transporter substrate-binding protein codes for MKHQTRARVTLLSLALSLLASSASAATEIEVFVGNKGVETWKRLFADFEKQNPDIKVTLTVPPDFVAVLKTRIVKNKAPDIVAMGGDTNFKGFADGGVFRDYASDPILGSVKPIYIRQLQAIVGGKEVYGIPFTANTIGLIYNVDKLRALGLQPPKTYAQFIAALKKAKAAGQTPVTLTLKDAWVTLPFMNAIAVNTVPANFAAQKNAGKATFQQAYSGVADKMLEISSYSQKDPLGTSYADGTAAFARGGSVFYIQGDWALPDVLAANPKVRVAMVPFPATNGKNTVVSSVDLLLATSRNTRHPAEVQKLLQFLLSKQNANTYLRAVNAPSVQVGTVPTDPRLAAMKASYAGGSIAGAPFNLFPPGLSAETFWQAMLQDRNKNKALSGLDKTWVDVLKRSY; via the coding sequence ATGAAGCACCAGACCCGCGCCCGCGTCACCCTGCTCAGTCTCGCCCTGTCCCTGCTGGCCTCCAGCGCCTCCGCCGCCACCGAGATCGAGGTGTTCGTCGGCAACAAGGGCGTGGAGACGTGGAAGCGGCTCTTCGCCGACTTCGAGAAGCAGAACCCCGACATCAAAGTTACGCTGACCGTGCCGCCGGACTTCGTGGCGGTCCTCAAGACCCGCATCGTGAAGAACAAGGCCCCCGACATCGTGGCGATGGGCGGCGACACCAACTTCAAGGGCTTCGCGGACGGCGGCGTGTTCAGGGACTACGCCTCCGACCCCATCCTGGGGAGCGTCAAGCCCATCTACATCCGGCAGCTTCAGGCCATCGTGGGCGGCAAGGAAGTGTACGGCATCCCCTTCACGGCCAACACCATCGGCCTGATCTACAACGTGGACAAGCTCAGGGCGCTCGGCCTCCAGCCGCCGAAGACCTACGCGCAGTTCATCGCGGCCCTCAAGAAGGCGAAGGCGGCGGGCCAGACGCCCGTCACGCTCACGCTCAAGGATGCCTGGGTCACGCTGCCCTTCATGAACGCGATTGCGGTGAACACGGTGCCCGCCAACTTCGCCGCGCAGAAGAACGCGGGCAAGGCGACCTTCCAGCAGGCCTACAGCGGCGTGGCCGACAAGATGCTGGAGATCAGCAGCTACAGCCAGAAAGACCCGCTGGGCACGAGCTACGCGGACGGCACCGCCGCCTTCGCCCGTGGGGGCAGCGTGTTCTACATCCAGGGCGACTGGGCGCTACCGGATGTCCTCGCGGCCAACCCGAAGGTCAGGGTGGCGATGGTGCCCTTCCCGGCGACCAACGGCAAGAACACCGTGGTGAGCAGCGTGGACCTGCTGCTGGCGACCTCGCGGAACACCCGGCACCCGGCGGAGGTGCAAAAGCTCCTCCAGTTCCTGCTGAGCAAGCAGAACGCCAACACGTACCTGAGGGCGGTCAACGCGCCCTCCGTGCAGGTCGGCACGGTGCCCACCGATCCCCGGCTGGCCGCCATGAAGGCGAGCTATGCGGGCGGCAGCATCGCGGGCGCGCCGTTCAACCTCTTCCCGCCCGGCCTGAGCGCCGAGACGTTCTGGCAGGCCATGTTGCAGGACAGGAACAAGAACAAGGCGTTGAGCGGCCTGGACAAGACCTGGGTCGACGTGCTCAAGCGCAGCTACTAG
- a CDS encoding carbohydrate ABC transporter permease gives MSAITEDRRPSTVIASPPKRRRRSDHTYLFMALPAVILFFVFHTYPAIQGIIYSFTNFRGYGDYDFVGLRNYLQVFQDERALAAYRFTFLFAILSTVLVNFIALTIAIGLNSNIRFRNFLRGIYFLPNILSVLIVGFIFNYLFANFMPRIGEALGVAALSRNILGDPQLAWVGIIFVAVWQAAAFNIILYLAGLQTIPYDLYESADIDGAGPWQKFRNITFPMIAPFFTINMVLAMKGFLQVFDQIVALTGGGPGTSTESVSYLIYRGGFDGGQFAYQSANAVLFFIVLVVISVAQTRFLQRREIEA, from the coding sequence ATGAGTGCCATTACCGAAGACAGACGGCCCAGCACGGTCATCGCCTCGCCGCCCAAGCGCCGCCGCAGGAGCGACCACACCTACCTCTTCATGGCCCTGCCCGCCGTCATCCTCTTCTTCGTCTTCCACACCTACCCGGCCATCCAGGGCATCATCTACAGCTTCACGAACTTCAGGGGCTACGGCGACTACGACTTCGTGGGGCTGCGAAACTACCTCCAGGTCTTTCAGGACGAGCGGGCGCTCGCCGCCTACCGCTTCACGTTCCTGTTCGCCATCCTCTCGACGGTGCTGGTCAATTTCATCGCGCTGACCATCGCCATCGGCCTCAACAGCAACATCCGCTTCCGCAACTTCCTGCGGGGCATCTACTTCCTGCCGAACATCCTGAGCGTGTTGATCGTCGGGTTCATCTTCAATTACCTCTTCGCCAACTTCATGCCGCGCATCGGGGAGGCGCTCGGCGTCGCGGCGCTGTCGAGGAACATCCTGGGAGACCCGCAGCTCGCCTGGGTCGGCATCATCTTCGTGGCGGTGTGGCAGGCGGCGGCCTTCAACATCATCCTGTACCTCGCCGGACTCCAGACCATCCCGTACGACCTGTACGAGTCGGCGGACATCGACGGGGCCGGGCCGTGGCAGAAGTTCCGCAACATCACCTTCCCGATGATCGCCCCGTTTTTCACCATCAACATGGTGCTGGCGATGAAGGGCTTCCTTCAGGTGTTCGACCAGATCGTGGCCCTGACGGGCGGCGGGCCGGGCACGTCCACCGAGTCGGTGTCGTACCTGATCTACCGGGGCGGCTTCGACGGCGGGCAGTTCGCCTACCAGTCGGCCAACGCGGTGCTGTTCTTCATCGTCCTCGTGGTGATCTCGGTCGCGCAGACGAGGTTCCTCCAACGCCGGGAGATCGAGGCATGA
- a CDS encoding carbohydrate ABC transporter permease, with amino-acid sequence MNTDTKRPNWPVTLLLILGALTILFPLYLAVVTALKTPQELAASLFALPTSFRWENFTEAIRLTNFFTAFRTSALVTVTTVVLTLITNSLVAYAIARNQHKRFFRYLYYYFISALFIPFPIIMLPVVKQTSAWGMDNPYGLIFLYVVYGLAFNIFVYVGYIKSIPREVEEAALIDGATTWQTFWKIIFPLLAPMNATVGILTCLWAWNDFLLPLVIISDPEFATLPLVQYIFQGQFSTNYNLAFASYLMTLAPMVVVYLLAQRWIISGVTQGAVKG; translated from the coding sequence ATGAACACGGACACCAAGCGGCCCAACTGGCCCGTCACCCTCCTGCTCATCCTGGGGGCCTTGACCATCCTCTTTCCGCTGTACCTCGCGGTCGTGACGGCCCTCAAGACGCCCCAGGAACTCGCCGCCTCGTTGTTCGCCCTGCCCACCTCCTTCCGGTGGGAGAACTTCACCGAGGCGATCCGACTCACGAACTTCTTCACGGCCTTCCGGACGAGCGCGCTGGTGACGGTGACGACGGTCGTCCTGACGCTCATCACCAACTCCCTGGTCGCCTACGCCATCGCGCGCAATCAGCACAAACGCTTTTTCCGTTACCTGTACTACTACTTCATCAGCGCCCTCTTCATCCCCTTCCCCATCATCATGCTGCCGGTGGTGAAGCAGACGAGTGCGTGGGGGATGGACAATCCCTACGGCCTGATCTTCCTGTACGTGGTGTACGGTCTGGCGTTCAACATCTTCGTGTACGTCGGGTACATCAAGTCCATTCCACGGGAGGTGGAGGAGGCGGCCCTCATCGACGGCGCGACGACCTGGCAGACCTTTTGGAAGATCATCTTCCCGCTGCTCGCACCGATGAACGCGACGGTGGGCATCCTGACCTGCCTGTGGGCCTGGAACGACTTCCTGCTGCCGCTGGTCATCATCAGCGACCCGGAGTTCGCCACGCTGCCGCTCGTGCAGTACATCTTCCAGGGCCAGTTCAGCACGAACTACAACCTCGCCTTCGCCTCGTACCTGATGACGCTTGCGCCGATGGTCGTCGTGTATCTGCTCGCCCAGCGGTGGATCATCAGCGGCGTGACCCAGGGGGCGGTCAAGGGGTAG
- a CDS encoding glycoside hydrolase family 32 protein yields MDDSPARAPASLVPPHDPHRPLFHLTAPAGWLNDPNGIVQHGGRWHVYYQHNPHGPQWGGIHWGHASSADLVTWRDEPMALAPTPGGPDEHGCFSGSFALVNGTPTLYYTGWQGGVQSQCMATSRDLVTWEKSPRNPVIPHPPEGVRPGDFRDPCVFRHGGRWYMALGASLDHDRGAVLLYRSDDGQGWTYRHVLSAATRTEQGLMWECPNLFPLGDRWVLTVSVVPGLGARYFVGVFEDERFVPEREGILDGDGGAFAHLTATGENGRVLQWAWLNERRHQDLIDPGGWAGALSVPRELSIEGGDLRVYPAAEVALHRGSCLIDGTVTLGEGGPCAFRGRHLDLCLRVEPGNEHPLHVTLLRSPDGAEETVVTYDPEARQLRLDRSRSSLDARTVRDSQRLHLALSRGEGLDLRLLLDASVLEVYANGRACLSSRVYPTRADSLLGYVTADRPTRAHVEIWVMEGGIPADQGGRS; encoded by the coding sequence GTGGATGACTCCCCTGCCCGCGCCCCCGCGTCCCTTGTCCCACCCCACGACCCCCACCGACCCCTCTTCCACCTCACGGCCCCGGCAGGGTGGCTCAACGACCCCAACGGCATCGTGCAGCACGGTGGGCGCTGGCACGTGTATTACCAGCACAACCCGCACGGACCGCAATGGGGCGGCATCCACTGGGGGCACGCGAGCAGCGCGGACCTCGTGACGTGGCGCGACGAGCCGATGGCCCTCGCCCCCACACCCGGCGGCCCCGACGAGCACGGCTGCTTCTCGGGGTCCTTTGCCCTCGTGAACGGCACGCCCACCCTCTACTACACCGGCTGGCAGGGCGGGGTGCAGTCGCAGTGCATGGCGACGAGTCGGGACCTCGTAACCTGGGAGAAGTCCCCCAGGAACCCGGTCATTCCCCATCCGCCGGAGGGCGTGCGGCCCGGCGACTTCCGCGATCCCTGCGTGTTCCGGCATGGGGGGCGGTGGTACATGGCCCTCGGTGCCTCGCTCGACCACGACCGGGGCGCTGTGCTGCTGTACCGCTCGGATGACGGGCAGGGCTGGACCTACCGGCACGTCCTGTCCGCCGCCACCCGCACCGAACAGGGCCTGATGTGGGAGTGTCCCAACCTCTTCCCGCTCGGCGACCGCTGGGTGCTGACCGTCTCCGTGGTGCCCGGCCTCGGCGCGCGGTACTTCGTCGGCGTGTTCGAGGACGAGCGGTTCGTCCCCGAGCGGGAGGGCATTCTCGACGGGGACGGCGGGGCCTTCGCGCACCTCACGGCGACCGGCGAGAACGGGCGGGTGCTGCAATGGGCCTGGCTGAACGAGCGGCGACACCAGGACCTGATCGATCCGGGTGGCTGGGCCGGGGCGCTCAGCGTGCCGCGCGAATTGAGCATCGAAGGCGGGGACCTGCGGGTGTATCCCGCCGCCGAGGTCGCCCTCCACCGGGGGAGTTGCCTCATCGACGGGACCGTGACGCTGGGCGAGGGGGGGCCGTGCGCCTTCCGGGGGCGGCACCTCGACCTCTGCCTGCGGGTGGAGCCGGGGAACGAACATCCCCTGCACGTGACCCTCCTGCGCTCGCCCGACGGGGCCGAGGAGACGGTGGTGACGTACGACCCGGAGGCCCGCCAGCTCAGGCTCGACCGTTCCCGCAGTTCGCTCGACGCCCGCACGGTCCGGGATTCGCAACGCCTCCACCTCGCGCTGAGCCGGGGGGAGGGGTTGGACCTGCGCCTGCTCCTCGATGCCAGCGTGCTGGAGGTATACGCGAACGGGCGGGCCTGCCTGAGCAGCCGGGTCTACCCGACGCGGGCGGACAGCCTGCTGGGGTACGTGACCGCCGACCGACCGACACGGGCGCACGTGGAGATTTGGGTGATGGAGGGGGGCATCCCCGCCGATCAGGGGGGGCGGTCGTGA
- a CDS encoding LacI family DNA-binding transcriptional regulator produces the protein MSRATLRDVAAQAGVSHQTVSNVLNDHPSIRPATRERVMTAIRALDYHPNAAAKALRESRVTTLCCAFYGHAADDITDPYRNLVQSAFIAEANARGYAITTAMLGEEHPEGFEALRTAFRGRSFAGVVVASTTLPPERMRTLAAWGVPTVLFDRADPEGELPSVTADYVGGMAQLVTHHVARGRRDLALVVPGDDFGTSAVLRREGFLAAAHAHGVRARLEEGAWTAEAGELAFRRLWGGEDRPDAVLCGNDRMGAGALLAARTLGVSVPVEVAVSGFDDFEFARYTAPSLTTVHLPHGEMARLAVNRLLDHLEGRAPADESAEVRLPVTLVPRESA, from the coding sequence ATGAGTCGAGCCACGCTCCGGGATGTCGCCGCGCAGGCGGGCGTCTCGCATCAGACGGTCTCCAACGTCCTCAACGACCACCCGTCCATTCGTCCGGCGACCCGTGAGCGGGTCATGACGGCCATTCGCGCGCTGGACTACCACCCGAACGCCGCCGCCAAGGCCCTGCGCGAGTCGCGGGTGACGACGCTGTGCTGCGCCTTTTACGGGCACGCGGCGGACGACATCACCGATCCGTACCGCAACCTCGTGCAGTCGGCCTTTATCGCGGAGGCGAACGCGCGGGGGTACGCCATCACGACGGCGATGCTGGGGGAGGAGCACCCGGAGGGCTTCGAGGCCCTGCGAACTGCCTTCCGGGGGCGGAGCTTCGCGGGCGTCGTGGTGGCGAGCACCACCCTGCCCCCCGAGCGGATGCGGACCCTGGCGGCGTGGGGAGTGCCCACCGTGCTGTTCGACCGCGCGGACCCGGAGGGAGAGCTGCCCTCCGTGACCGCCGACTACGTGGGGGGGATGGCCCAGCTCGTCACCCACCACGTGGCGCGGGGAAGGCGCGACCTCGCGCTCGTGGTGCCGGGGGACGACTTCGGCACGAGCGCCGTGCTGCGCCGGGAGGGCTTCCTGGCCGCCGCGCACGCCCACGGGGTCCGCGCCCGCCTCGAGGAGGGGGCCTGGACCGCCGAGGCGGGGGAACTCGCCTTCCGGCGGCTGTGGGGCGGGGAGGACCGGCCCGACGCCGTGCTGTGCGGCAACGACCGGATGGGGGCCGGGGCGCTCCTCGCCGCCCGGACGCTGGGGGTCTCCGTGCCCGTGGAGGTGGCCGTGAGCGGCTTCGACGACTTCGAGTTCGCCCGCTACACGGCCCCCAGCCTGACCACCGTTCACCTGCCCCACGGGGAGATGGCCCGCCTCGCGGTGAACCGGCTCCTCGACCATCTGGAGGGCCGCGCCCCCGCCGACGAATCCGCCGAAGTCCGGCTTCCCGTCACCCTCGTCCCGCGCGAGTCCGCCTAA